The Glycine soja cultivar W05 chromosome 4, ASM419377v2, whole genome shotgun sequence genomic sequence TTCCGATTCATGGCAGCGTCTTCTCCTCTCCCTTTACCCGAACTCCATTTCCTTTCTCCGCAAATCACCCCCAAACGCCGTATTTCCCTCTCCAAACTCCCCTCCATTTCCCGCCACGTCACCTCCAACGTTTCTCTCCGCACCGCGCGAATCCGCGCAAGCAGAGAAGAATCCGCGTTGGCCGACCGAGTCAACGACGTCGAATGGACCGGAAATGGCGCCGCCGCCGCTGCTTCCAACGCCAATGGTGCCTCCGTTAGTGGATACGTCAACGGCGCCACTAACGGAAGCTTGGTCAAGTACGGTTACGAAGACGGAAACGACGTTGCTGCTGCGGAGGTGGTGGAAGTTGAAGCCTCTAACAAGCTGAGCGAGGATGGGAGGAAGAAGAGGTTGGAGGAGATTGGGAAAGAAGACGCGTGGTTCAAACAAACCGGGAACGAACAAGTTGAGGGTCGTCGTTTTGATTGAGTTTAAGTAGGTTCTACTACTTGGAACTTGGAATGAAGTATGAACGTGTGGTTTTTCGCAGGTGGCAGTTGCACCTGGGGGTCGTTGGAACAGGTTCAAGACTTACTCCACAATACAAAGAACCTTTGAGATTTGGGGATTTGTTGCCACGTTCATCTTTAAGGCTTGGCTGAACAACCAGAAGTTCTCTTACAAAGGTTCGCCCATTGAagattttattaattgtttCGACTTGGAATTTGTTAGGATCATCGATAAGTGGTTTATGGCCTTGTTGTGTTTTTAACGTAACTTGGTGCGACTAAGCTTGGAGAAGCATTGGTTCTTCTCTAAACAAATAATGTGTATGAACTATGAAGTGCTCACGAATATTCTGAAGTCATGCCAGGAATTTCGATTACAATAAAAAGGGTCGTGGTTTATTCATATGCGTCTGTAGTAGGAGAGTGGGAGTGTTTGTTCTCCGATTGGACAGAAACTGAACCATTCAAAACAGATACTACCAAGCATGACTCCTTActggttaaattttaaatattatgttaatcAAGTGAGGTTTTGAGTGATTGCAATCGTAAACCGAATTTGTAGGGATGTTAATACGTTATGTTATAGTTGTAACATTTATAGTCATATGTGAAAACTAAAAGTACAAAATGTAGCTTATAAGCTATAAGTTAGGGAGCTAAAAAGCTGGAAGCTTACACCCCCTCTCCCACCTAGCATGATATGTTACGTTATAGTTGCAACATTTATGAGCCTGAAGCATGACAATATGGGTGCCTAATGATGGATCTATGATAGACTCTACTACTAACTTAGAATTTGGGTCTAGGGTCTAACATTAGCCATAATATCTTTAGTTGACGTGGGATCTCAACACACCTCCTCATGTCCAAGATTGGACATCTAAAGTGTGGACAAATGTTGGTGGTCCAATACCCACACCCTCTCGCGCCTAGGACTGGATATCTAGAGCATAGACAAATATAAGTGGCTTAATTACAGATCTAGAATAGGCTTTGTTACCATTTTAGAATTTGGGTTTAGGGCATAACTCATAGAATTGGTTTATAAGGTGAGGATTGTCTGAGCTTTACAAGAGCTTCATTTGCCATATCTCTAATATATGTGGGAGTGGGACTAAACACACCCCTCACCCAGCACAATGCAAGTGCTTTAAAGAGGCCACAAATAAGGCGGACTAGGAGTGACTGCAATTAAGGAGGCTTTCCAACAGCCTTGTTTTCTTATTGATCTTTTACAATATTCTTTTATGATCATCATCTGTTTTAAAGCCTACGCCTAACTACAACTAAAAAACCATTTAATCTATGAAGTGTTTCTGTATTGAATTTGACAAATTTGTAGGATGCcagtttctgtttttatttgatCTGAAGATATTATATACAGGAGGAATGACCgaggaaaaaaaaaccttaaggCGAAAGGCCCTTGCCAAGTGGCTGAAGGAAAACATTCTGAGATTAGGTCCTACATTCATCAAAATTGGCCAGCAGTTCTCCACTAGAGTGGACATTCTTCCTCAAGAATATGTTGACCAGTTGTCCGAACTTCAGGTACATTAGAGTTTTGAACAGAATTTGTAAGATTATTTCCCTGCATTGAGATACTTTGAACTTGTTTCTATTACTTGTCATaagtttcattttaaaaaaaacggataaaagaaaaaaagccttGTATGCAgatttgtttttcatttgttaagGGACATGACTTTCTAATTATAGTCTACCATTCTATTGACtgttttctattctattatgATCTCTTTTAATGCCTCACaaagtataaaattatcaataaagtTTAGGGTAATTACACTAACCTCCCTCAAGGTTAACAATAATTACACTTACACCTTTTCTGATTGAAAAATTATACGGACCTCCTTTGCACATCCCTTGCTTTTGGTATTTTTAAAGATACTATTTTATGATGTGTAcataaaaaaagggggagatatactttttttttaaagaaaataacgtGTATCAACAAGCAAgactttaatataaaataagggAGGTCGGTGTAATTTTTCAATCAAGAAGGATGTAAGTGTAATTAGTGCAAAGTTACATCTACACTTTATCAgacaaaaatacattttcatttcTTATCTTCTCAATTTTCACCTGCTCAATGTATTTCCATAAACGGAATGACAAATGATCTAGATGCATTTTgatgtaatttattattattatatgagaaACAAACTTTCTGGATATGAGATTGTATAGATTCATTTGTAATCCTTGTATTCTTGAGTTTTAAGACTTCATCTTGCTCATCTACTTAGGCAGTAAGCGATAAAAAACTATTGAGAATGTTTCCCTTTGAATTCCAAAGCTGATGACAAAGATCATCTCAACATAAAGCTACATGTAAAAATAGCATAAAactaaatgagaaaaaaatagtaaGGTTGCATTTCTTTGGTGCCTTAGTTACTTATTGTTTTCTGTTCAGGATCAAGTTCCTCCATTTCCCTCAGAGACCTCTGTAGCTATTGTTGAAGAAGAGCTGGGAGCTCCTTTAGGTGATATCTTTGATCAGTTTGACTATGAACCAATAGCTGCTGCAAGTCTTGGTAATTGATGTTTTACTTTGCACATCTTTGTAACAGAAATTATGCTCAATTAATGAAGGAACCAAGATCAAGTGTAGCATGATTCTGCATATCATATTTGATGAGAAGACTGGAATAGTGAACTCTTCTATTTTAACTAATGTAGGTCAGGTTCATCGTGCGACATTAAAGGGACAGGAGGTTGTTGTTAAAGTACAAAGGCCTGGTCTCAAGGATCTTTTTGATATTGATCTTAAAAACCTGAGGGTCAGTGTTATAACTTAAGGCTTTTCTATAATGCTTATGGAGCTATGAGCAAATCTGATATGACTTTCTGATAATGTCTTTTCTTTAACCCCAGGTTATTGCTGAATATCTTCAAAAAATTGATCCAAAATCAGATGGTGCAAAGAGGGATTGGGTTGCTATTTATGATGAATGTGCCTCTGTCTTATATCAGGTGATGATTTCTGGAAGTTACTACATTTTTATGTTACTTGAGATTACTGAACTGAAGTAAGTAATTTGTATAGTTCTCCATCATCTTGATCCTGTTCTTCTAAAAAGTGAAgtccaataaaataataagattgtATTGAAACACTACTTTTTAGAGTTTGGGTGCATGGAGTGGGCAAGAGGATTGTAAGTTGCTATCTGTGGAATTGCATGTTAGGAAATTGAAGAAGTTCCCTCTGGTTCATGGGAAACTTTCATAACAAAGATCCTAGAATTCTGCAGGGTGTTGGCTGATTAAGAGGGTCTTTTACTCAAAGACTAAGGAGATAACTATATTTGAGTTGTTTGGAGAGAAGGGATAAGGAGGCTTGCAATGGTACTTCTTTATGACCTGGCTAGGCAATGGAGCAAATTGGCAGAGCAGTATTTATGTTCTGCAGCTGTAATTCTTCAAAAAGTGGCATGCTTGTTTGGTGTTCCAGATTTCATGTTTCGTTAGATGCTTTTTAAACTGCAAACTGCAATATTAATTTGCAAGTGTTACTGTGGTAGATTCTAGTAGATGTATTACTAAAgagtttctttttcttatggCAATGTTGCTATGATTGGGAAGACAGAAAGAAGTTTGAGGGAATTTAATGCTAGCATGCATAACCAGCGGCTAGATCACAGTTTTGCATTATCATAAATTGTTTACGTATAGGAAAACTTGATGTAAGAAAACCAtctaaataatacaaatatggATTTAGATCATATCATCATACATAAGAGTGGTCATTCCCGTTCCAGTTCCTGCTTGAGTTGTGAATCTGTTCTTGTTTTGGTATGATGTATGCACGTGTTCACAGCAAATAACATTCTCTGATCCTGTTACTGCAACATGGATTAATAATTTTCAGGAGATTGATTACACCAAGGAGGCTGCTAATGCTGAATTGTTTGCAAGTAACTTTAAGAACATGGATTATGTGAAAGTTCCTACAATCTACTGGGATTATACCACTCCACAGGTTTAACCTTCATGGCTCTTATTATGCCAAATGTAGTAATGCGCATATTTTCCATCTTATGTCTGAACTTATTTATCTATAATCTATGTTGTCAATGCAGATTCTGACAATGGAGTATGTTCCTgggattaaaataaacaaaatacaagCTTTAGACCAACTGGGTGTTGACCGCAAAAGGTTAGTAGAATCTCTATTTATTTGCTTGGCAAAATCACAATGAACATGTTAGATTGTTACCTTTTACTTTTGTGTATCTCTGTTGAGGATGGCATCTAACttgattcaaattattatttgttatgttCTACAGGTTAGGGAGATATGCGGTTGAGTCATACTTGGAACAAATTTTATCACATGGTTTCTTCCATGCTGACCCTGTGAGTTTGTACTTTTAGAATCAATATCAGAAATctctttatatattatgttacaTTATATATGGATTAGCTATCTGGTAAATTGTATAGTAAAGCCAAAATGTTAACTGTCTTTGAACTTGCTCTTATGTTGCAACGTTAGCATCTATTGTCTGAGCAATGAGATGTACGCTACTTGTGTTTtacaattattattcttttgctAGTCTGCTTGGTTGTATTTTGACAATCTCAGGCTATCTCTCTCACTACCTTAGAGCAACTGTTATTGTTAAGCAATCCTTAAGGGTCCTGATTGGTTTTGGTCTACGGGTATAAAGCAAAAGGGCTTTAGGGACCTTGGGACTCACAGGTATTGGATTCCTATCAGATGATCTTGTGTGTAACCCATAGATGTTTACATTGTTCCTGCAGCATCCTGGAAATATTGCAGTTGATGATGTCAATGGTGGAAGATTGATCTTCTATGATTTTGGAATGATGGGGAGGTATTTTCTTTGTCTTCTATGGCTATTTCAAATATGAATTCTCTAGCAGCACCTGCACATGCTTTAAGTTTTGTGAGATGGTTTGCCTTTTTACAATTATGTTTGGTATTGCGTCTTACAGTATCAGTCCAAACATTCGAGAAGGTTTGCTCGAAACATTTTATGGGGTTTATGAGAAAGATCCAGACAAGGTAAATGCTTTTCATGAATTATgttgaataataatatgaatattGTACCATATTATCTCATTCTTGACTCAAATACTTACCAAATGAAGCTTGTGTTCTGGTATTAGGTTCTACAAGCAATGATTCAAATGGGAGTTCTTGTCCCCACTGGAGATATGACTGCTGTTAGAAGAACAGCACAATTCTTCCTCAACAGGTATTTATAAACCAATTTAGTAGGAATATATCACAAATGGAATCACCTCCAGTACTTAAGCAGTGATATTTCTACAAGTTAATAGTATTATACGGAAAATTTAAGGGTTGGAGAATCCaagtcaaaatattttttcttgaaaaagaaaGGTTTTGCAGATTCAATATAtttctttagatggttctttgGTTTGTTTCATTTATACCTGTCATGTGGGAGGCTGAAATGCATTGCTTGTTGAATGTGGTCTGTGCAGAAGCACTTGTCTGTCCTGATTTGTTATGATGTTAGAAATATATCAATATCTATCTGAACCTTTTTACTGCATATTTCTGATCAGTTTTCgattttttaggttaatttttttgttgcacACTAATATTCTTGTTAGAACACAGGAAGGATAAGTTTGTAAGGAACAGTCAGAGTAATTAGTTAGGGACAGTTAGAGTATTTAGAGgtggtttagtttttttttttatcaaccaatGTTGGTTATTAGGTTTTGCTAGAATGATAGTGGGAGGGATTCAACCCCCCTACTCCCCCTCACCCTTAAACCTCCCTTGCCAACCACCAAGCCAACCTTATAATTTCAGAGGGAGTTTagttagataaataaataagaggATGTATGGGAAGTGGCTCTATTCTGTTCTGTTATCTTTTGGGAAGCTGAGGATTAGCTCTAATGTAGAAAGGGAAAACCCTTTGAAAAGGGTTTTCTTTCTGTGTTTTCTGTTTCTCTCTCACTGAAATAACAATCAATTTCTGGATTCCTAACAAATTTTAGCTCAAGAACAACTTAGGGTACTGATTAGTTATGGTTGAAACCTACTGAAATCTctgaccttgaattaatcttatCTTCTACAGTTTTGAAGAGCGCCTGGCTGCacaaaggagagagagagaggaagcaACAACTGAACTTGGATTCAAAAAACCATTAAGCAAggaggaaaaaataaagaagaaaaaacaacgtCTGGCTGCTATTGGTAATGCACCTGGTGTATAATTGAATGCATATTTAAGTTTAGGCTATATAAATGTGTGCTTGTAAGTATTATTGTTGATTTATCTGCTGTATGTGAAGATAAAAAATGTGTTGGGGAAGAGTATATAATATGCAGGCTATCTCCCACCCAGCTACAATATAGGAAGGAATTGGGAGAGATTCGGACCTCTTGAATGTCCAGGACTGTTCTTAACAAAAATCATTCCTTCATTTGTATCTGAACCAGTTTCTATCAGATACTCAGCTGTCTTGCTTTAAGCAGGTGAAGATTTATTATCTATTGCAGCAGACCAGCCCTTCCGATTTCCTGCTACATTCACATTTGTTGTTAGAGCCTTCTCAGGTAAATGCAATCAAGTTTAATGCATAATTTTGCATAATCCATGCATATGGTTGTAAGGTTACAAgtcaatttttgtctctgcagTGTTGGATGGCATTGGAAAGGGGCTTGACCCACGTTTTGACATCACTGAGATTGCCAAACCGTAAATATTGtcttcataatttttaacttttgaattattttcatttattcatgttaaatttatatgttttacGTACTTAACACAACTAGCCTTCCTGGCCATGTAGTTATGCCCTGGAGTTGCTCAGGTTTCGTGAAGCTGGGGTTGAAGTTGTCCTAAAGGTAGTCACAAACATGTTCTACTGTGAATTCAgttaatttaattctttcttTTACATCTATCCTATCACGTACAGGACTTCAGGAAGAGATGGGATAGACAATCTCAAGCATTTTACAACTTAATCAGACAGGCTGATAGGGTTGACAAGCTTGCTAACATTATCCAAAGACTGGTATTTCCCTGATTTTCAGATATATAGTTCaagttatttatttgattcattttgttttgaacttttggTACTCTAGATCActgcttatttaatttttccacAGGAGCAAGGTGATCTAAAGCTGCGAGTTCGAACTTTGGAATCTGAGAGGGCATTCCAACGTGTTGCTGCAGTCCAGAAGACTATAGGGAATGTGAGTCAATCTAATATGTGAACTGTAAAGTTTACTTCTTTGGTCCATTTGGTTAGAGTTTGTTCTACTGCCTGTAAAACATGTATTTGTCAATCTTTGTAGGTATGCTAGCAcctcatttattatttatcgGAAGCAGCTCTAGGCTCAGTTGGCTGTTGTAGGGTCACTCTTGCAAAGTCTAAGTTTTATGGAACCAGGGATGGATCTAGAGGGGGGCAGTCAGGGGCTTAGTGTAACATTGTGTAAAACTAATTTTGTATGTTGTGATTATAATAGTGGTTAAGGTTAACTAGTGTAAAATTAGTTGTGTTTGTTGTTATTGTGATAACAGTTAAGggtattatcatttaaaataaaaattaatttcaattttatgtgtaaaaaatagtaaatattttttttaaaaattactattatttattaaaagttagacatttaaacaattacaaaggaagaaaaaaaaattcagcgcCCCCCCTCAATAGATTTCTGGATCTATCACTGTGGGACTGAG encodes the following:
- the LOC114410152 gene encoding protein ACTIVITY OF BC1 COMPLEX KINASE 8, chloroplastic-like isoform X2, which encodes MAASSPLPLPELHFLSPQITPKRRISLSKLPSISRHVTSNVSLRTARIRASREESALADRVNDVEWTGNGAAAAASNANGASVSGYVNGATNGSLVKYGYEDGNDVAAAEVVEVEASNKLSEDGRKKRLEEIGKEDAWFKQTGNEQVAVAPGGRWNRFKTYSTIQRTFEIWGFVATFIFKAWLNNQKFSYKGGMTEEKKTLRRKALAKWLKENILRLGPTFIKIGQQFSTRVDILPQEYVDQLSELQDQVPPFPSETSVAIVEEELGAPLGDIFDQFDYEPIAAASLGQVHRATLKGQEVVVKVQRPGLKDLFDIDLKNLRVIAEYLQKIDPKSDGAKRDWVAIYDECASVLYQEIDYTKEAANAELFASNFKNMDYVKVPTIYWDYTTPQILTMEYVPGIKINKIQALDQLGVDRKRLGRYAVESYLEQILSHGFFHADPHPGNIAVDDVNGGRLIFYDFGMMGSISPNIREGLLETFYGVYEKDPDKVLQAMIQMGVLVPTGDMTAVRRTAQFFLNSFEERLAAQRREREEATTELGFKKPLSKEEKIKKKKQRLAAIGEDLLSIAADQPFRFPATFTFVVRAFSVLDGIGKGLDPRFDITEIAKPYALELLRFREAGVEVVLKDFRKRWDRQSQAFYNLIRQADRVDKLANIIQRLEQGDLKLRVRTLESERAFQRVAAVQKTIGNVC
- the LOC114410152 gene encoding protein ACTIVITY OF BC1 COMPLEX KINASE 8, chloroplastic-like isoform X1, producing MAASSPLPLPELHFLSPQITPKRRISLSKLPSISRHVTSNVSLRTARIRASREESALADRVNDVEWTGNGAAAAASNANGASVSGYVNGATNGSLVKYGYEDGNDVAAAEVVEVEASNKLSEDGRKKRLEEIGKEDAWFKQTGNEQVAVAPGGRWNRFKTYSTIQRTFEIWGFVATFIFKAWLNNQKFSYKGGMTEEKKTLRRKALAKWLKENILRLGPTFIKIGQQFSTRVDILPQEYVDQLSELQDQVPPFPSETSVAIVEEELGAPLGDIFDQFDYEPIAAASLGQVHRATLKGQEVVVKVQRPGLKDLFDIDLKNLRVIAEYLQKIDPKSDGAKRDWVAIYDECASVLYQEIDYTKEAANAELFASNFKNMDYVKVPTIYWDYTTPQILTMEYVPGIKINKIQALDQLGVDRKRLGRYAVESYLEQILSHGFFHADPHPGNIAVDDVNGGRLIFYDFGMMGSISPNIREGLLETFYGVYEKDPDKVLQAMIQMGVLVPTGDMTAVRRTAQFFLNSFEERLAAQRREREEATTELGFKKPLSKEEKIKKKKQRLAAIGEDLLSIAADQPFRFPATFTFVVRAFSVLDGIGKGLDPRFDITEIAKPYALELLRFREAGVEVVLKDFRKRWDRQSQAFYNLIRQADRVDKLANIIQRLEQGDLKLRVRTLESERAFQRVAAVQKTIGNAVAAGSLINLATVLYLNSIRVPAIAAYIFCAIFGFQVLLGIVKVKKLDERERLITGIA